One window from the genome of Candidatus Chlorohelix allophototropha encodes:
- a CDS encoding HD family phosphohydrolase produces MSLLKKSKQKPDPQKKTKSSSNTKSKQNLAEKDTAQLKITSNAKRNGSKNIWLKLLINLTDKSLMARRLTAFIFAFFSLAGIAIALLWQVDVKAVYKQSAGDVALDEVVAPRNLSYSSKILTDEARELNADNPVNNVYKRDEVSINMQREAILTLLDLITAARSTGPLAFASMKIQPQIINARLAEDDLSALAALSASDWDSVSAETRSTFNTVMSRQIIPGKLSEELNRLNLEVSNPSSLPTTFAQLSIQNRRLVVALVRPFIVSNAILDMEATKRNQILARENTQSITQNLTKGQVIVRKGELIQLIHIEIMERYGLRNSLNEWTYIFGVVGVIALLLFLLCSYIGVLYNTLWKNYKILGFITFSMILATIGIRLLIDTSDHSLLPYLLPIAGISMSVTALMNINIGLMVALVPALVAGLEGKSPELMLVYFCGGLVGALTLWKAERTIFFAFAGVASASIQFLAGLFYTLILGNIQPGNIGLLLIFSLVNGLLSASLAFFTFSVLGRALGVTSPIVLMELSHPNQPLLRQLMRDAPGTYHHSMLVGSLAEQAAERLEGDSLLARVGAYYHDIGKLERPDYFIDNQGNRPNIHDTLDPRESVRIIKRHVDYGVELAKEHNLPERVVDIIHQHHGTCVISYFYNKAQQMGFEIDEIDFRYPGPKPQTKIAALVMLADGCEAAVRANVQSGRILTGKTPEVEVIKPESNLKKPLTITAVVNKIFDDRVKDNQLDECDLTLREIERTRLLFIEQLTSIYHPRVDYNEQPGIKAGVENKIVTATVVELSPEQPLATLTSGAADSGCIEKESDIPPEIDNPKTNGNNNPRKGTGGIGGAGQRINRIQQNTEE; encoded by the coding sequence ATGAGCTTATTGAAAAAAAGTAAGCAGAAACCCGACCCTCAGAAAAAAACTAAATCATCTTCCAATACAAAAAGTAAGCAGAATCTGGCAGAAAAGGATACCGCTCAGCTTAAAATTACCTCTAATGCTAAAAGAAACGGTTCAAAGAATATCTGGCTAAAATTGTTAATTAATCTGACAGATAAATCCTTAATGGCGCGCCGTTTGACCGCATTTATCTTTGCTTTTTTCAGCCTTGCCGGTATAGCTATAGCGCTTCTGTGGCAAGTTGACGTAAAGGCGGTTTATAAGCAATCAGCGGGTGATGTAGCGCTGGATGAGGTAGTAGCCCCTCGTAATCTCAGTTACAGCAGTAAAATCCTAACCGATGAGGCGCGTGAACTTAATGCAGATAATCCTGTCAATAACGTTTACAAGCGTGATGAAGTAAGTATCAATATGCAGCGAGAAGCTATATTGACTTTACTCGATCTAATAACTGCCGCACGGAGTACCGGTCCGCTTGCTTTTGCCTCAATGAAGATTCAGCCTCAGATTATTAATGCACGCTTGGCAGAAGATGACTTGAGTGCGCTTGCTGCCCTCAGCGCAAGTGATTGGGATAGTGTATCCGCGGAAACTCGTAGCACCTTCAATACTGTTATGAGTCGCCAGATTATACCCGGCAAGCTCAGCGAAGAACTAAATCGGCTAAATCTTGAGGTAAGCAACCCTTCCAGTTTACCCACCACTTTTGCACAGCTAAGTATTCAAAACCGTCGTTTGGTGGTAGCATTAGTTCGCCCCTTTATCGTTTCCAACGCAATTCTGGATATGGAAGCTACCAAACGAAACCAGATTTTGGCAAGAGAAAACACGCAATCGATTACTCAGAACCTTACAAAGGGACAAGTTATAGTCAGAAAAGGCGAGTTAATCCAACTTATCCATATCGAAATCATGGAACGCTACGGGCTAAGGAACAGCCTCAATGAATGGACTTATATTTTCGGAGTGGTTGGGGTAATTGCGCTTTTACTCTTTCTGTTATGTAGCTATATAGGCGTACTTTATAATACCCTATGGAAAAATTACAAAATATTAGGCTTCATAACCTTTTCTATGATATTGGCGACTATCGGTATTCGTTTACTGATTGACACTTCCGACCATAGTTTGCTGCCATATCTTTTACCAATCGCCGGAATCAGCATGTCGGTTACTGCCCTGATGAACATCAATATCGGGTTGATGGTGGCGCTGGTGCCTGCGTTAGTAGCAGGCTTGGAAGGAAAATCGCCGGAGTTAATGCTGGTTTATTTTTGTGGTGGCTTGGTAGGCGCGCTAACTCTGTGGAAAGCCGAGCGTACTATATTTTTCGCCTTTGCGGGAGTTGCAAGCGCAAGTATTCAATTTTTGGCAGGTCTTTTCTATACGCTCATTCTAGGCAATATACAACCGGGCAATATCGGCTTATTGCTAATCTTTAGTCTAGTAAACGGGTTATTAAGTGCCAGTCTCGCCTTCTTTACTTTTAGCGTATTGGGAAGAGCGCTTGGTGTAACCTCTCCAATTGTCCTGATGGAGCTTTCACACCCCAACCAACCTTTGTTACGGCAATTGATGCGGGATGCACCGGGCACGTATCATCACAGCATGTTGGTAGGTAGTTTGGCGGAACAGGCTGCCGAACGGTTGGAAGGAGATTCTTTACTGGCAAGAGTAGGCGCTTACTACCATGACATTGGCAAGCTTGAACGTCCTGATTACTTTATAGACAATCAGGGCAATCGCCCCAATATTCATGATACACTTGATCCGCGCGAAAGCGTGCGAATAATAAAACGACATGTGGATTATGGCGTAGAATTAGCAAAAGAACACAATTTGCCTGAGCGGGTAGTGGACATCATTCACCAGCACCATGGAACCTGCGTTATCAGCTATTTCTATAACAAAGCCCAGCAAATGGGTTTCGAGATTGACGAAATAGATTTTCGTTATCCCGGACCAAAGCCTCAAACCAAAATCGCGGCGTTGGTTATGCTGGCGGATGGTTGTGAAGCGGCGGTACGTGCCAATGTGCAAAGCGGTCGAATACTCACCGGCAAAACACCAGAGGTAGAGGTAATTAAGCCTGAATCGAACTTAAAAAAGCCGCTTACCATTACCGCAGTTGTAAATAAAATATTCGATGATCGGGTTAAAGATAATCAACTTGATGAATGTGACCTGACATTGCGGGAAATCGAGCGAACACGCTTGCTGTTCATCGAGCAATTAACCAGTATTTACCACCCGCGTGTGGATTATAATGAACAACCGGGCATTAAAGCTGGCGTAGAAAACAAAATAGTGACAGCTACAGTGGTTGAGTTGTCGCCTGAGCAACCTCTTGCCACCCTTACTTCGGGGGCAGCCGATAGCGGTTGTATTGAAAAAGAATCCGATATTCCACCTGAGATAGATAACCCCAAAACAAACGGCAACAATAACCCGCGTAAGGGTACTGGGGGAATTGGGGGAGCAGGACAGCGCATAAACCGAATACAACAAAATACAGAAGAGTAG
- a CDS encoding 2-isopropylmalate synthase, translating into MSSQSGESGVVSHDKNNRVIIFDTTLRDGEQSPGATMNVDEKIEIAKQLARLGVDVIEAGFPISSEGDFEAVRRIAQEVKGPTIAGLARARAQDIDRCWEAVKHSDKPRIHVFISSSDIHLQHLFKLTREEALVQTREMVAHAKQYCDDIEFSAQDATRSELDYLCQMIQAAVDAGATTVNLPDTVGYTTPDEYENMILTVKARVKGIENVIISVHCHNDLGMAVANSLTTLRAGARQVECTINGIGERAGNAALEEIVMALNTRGDFFNLWTGVDIGQIQKTSRMVSSFTGIPVQPNKAIVGSNAFAHESGIHQDGMLKERRTYEIMDASAVGAGDTNLVLGKHSGRHAFKKKLQDLGYYLEGEELNRAFFEFKQLCDRKKTVTDRELEALVIDQVQNENKTLYRLEQIQATSGDKSIPTATVKLVAPDGTIVTDSATGDGPVDAVCAAINRITGVHCVLSEFNITAITKGIDSMGEVAIKVSYKGRTVSGHGAHTDIIVASARAYLQAVNRFVQMGEFADESGADPYRRDEFGPLAGTSRAFGR; encoded by the coding sequence ATGAGCAGTCAGAGCGGAGAGAGTGGGGTAGTAAGCCACGATAAAAACAACCGTGTAATTATTTTCGATACCACCTTGCGCGATGGGGAGCAATCACCGGGCGCAACTATGAACGTGGATGAAAAAATCGAAATTGCCAAGCAATTGGCACGGTTGGGTGTGGATGTAATCGAAGCCGGTTTTCCGATCAGCAGCGAAGGCGATTTCGAAGCAGTACGACGAATTGCACAGGAAGTAAAAGGTCCCACTATCGCCGGTCTCGCCCGCGCTCGCGCTCAAGATATTGATCGCTGTTGGGAAGCAGTCAAACATTCCGATAAACCCCGTATCCACGTTTTTATCTCCAGTTCCGATATTCATCTCCAACATCTTTTCAAACTTACCCGTGAGGAAGCGCTGGTGCAAACTCGCGAAATGGTGGCACATGCCAAACAATATTGTGACGATATAGAATTCAGCGCACAGGATGCTACCCGTTCCGAACTTGATTATCTTTGCCAGATGATTCAAGCGGCGGTAGATGCAGGCGCTACTACCGTGAATTTGCCTGATACGGTGGGCTATACCACTCCTGACGAATATGAGAATATGATTTTGACCGTCAAGGCGCGTGTAAAAGGCATTGAGAACGTTATAATTTCTGTGCATTGCCACAATGATTTGGGAATGGCAGTTGCCAATAGCCTAACTACCCTTCGCGCAGGCGCACGACAGGTTGAGTGTACTATCAATGGTATCGGCGAACGTGCTGGAAATGCTGCGCTGGAAGAAATTGTGATGGCGCTTAACACTCGCGGGGATTTCTTTAACCTGTGGACGGGTGTGGACATTGGGCAAATCCAGAAAACGAGCCGGATGGTAAGCTCTTTCACCGGTATTCCGGTACAGCCCAACAAAGCAATTGTCGGTTCAAATGCTTTTGCGCATGAGAGTGGTATACATCAGGACGGTATGCTGAAAGAGCGCCGCACCTACGAAATCATGGATGCTTCGGCGGTAGGCGCAGGAGATACTAATCTGGTACTGGGCAAGCATAGCGGGCGGCACGCTTTTAAGAAAAAGCTACAAGATTTGGGCTATTATCTGGAAGGTGAGGAATTGAACCGCGCTTTCTTCGAGTTCAAACAATTGTGTGACCGCAAGAAAACTGTCACCGACCGCGAACTGGAAGCATTGGTAATTGATCAGGTTCAGAACGAGAACAAAACTCTGTACCGACTTGAACAGATTCAGGCTACCTCTGGCGATAAGTCTATTCCTACCGCAACTGTCAAATTAGTTGCTCCCGATGGCACGATTGTAACCGACTCGGCTACCGGAGACGGGCCCGTAGATGCGGTTTGCGCTGCTATCAATCGCATTACCGGTGTTCACTGCGTTCTCAGCGAGTTCAATATTACAGCTATAACCAAGGGCATCGACTCTATGGGTGAGGTGGCAATCAAAGTATCATATAAAGGGCGCACGGTTAGCGGGCATGGCGCACACACCGATATAATTGTGGCTTCAGCCCGTGCTTACCTGCAAGCGGTTAATCGCTTTGTGCAAATGGGCGAATTTGCGGACGAGTCGGGCGCAGACCCTTATCGCCGCGATGAGTTCGGACCGCTTGCCGGAACGAGCCGCGCTTTCGGAAGATAA
- the leuB gene encoding 3-isopropylmalate dehydrogenase, protein MNFKIAVLPGDGIGQEVTEEALKVFEVVAEEFGHTLDTEFGLVGGAALDAEGVPISDSAMEMCNRADAILFGAVGLPKYDTAPMEKRPELALFRLRKGFELYANLRPVKNLPALQNASNLKPEVLAGVDLVVVRELTGGLYFGKPAERYTDAEGRKAVDTLPYSEQEISRIVRTAFELARQRNGKKRVTSVDKANVLHTSRLWREVATEVGQEYPDIALEHLLVDATAMNLIRKPAAFDVIVTENMFGDILTDEASMLAGSMGLLASASLGTRHNEYGGQYGMYEPIHGTAPDITGQGIANPLAAIGCVAMLLRSTFGLEKEASTIEEAIEQALNDGLRTPDLYQPGTTKLNTIQMGDAVAERVRTKVTR, encoded by the coding sequence ATGAACTTCAAGATTGCGGTACTACCCGGTGACGGAATCGGTCAGGAAGTAACGGAAGAAGCGCTTAAAGTTTTTGAGGTAGTAGCCGAGGAGTTTGGGCATACGCTGGATACCGAATTTGGCTTAGTAGGTGGCGCTGCGCTCGATGCAGAGGGTGTGCCGATCTCAGACTCAGCGATGGAAATGTGTAATCGCGCCGACGCAATTCTCTTTGGCGCGGTGGGCTTACCTAAATACGACACTGCCCCGATGGAGAAACGCCCCGAACTGGCATTGTTTCGGTTGCGCAAGGGTTTCGAGCTTTATGCCAACCTACGCCCGGTCAAGAATCTACCCGCTTTGCAAAACGCCAGCAACCTGAAACCGGAAGTGTTGGCAGGGGTTGATTTAGTGGTAGTGCGTGAACTTACGGGAGGGCTATATTTCGGGAAACCGGCAGAACGTTACACCGATGCTGAAGGACGCAAAGCCGTTGACACCCTGCCCTATAGTGAGCAGGAAATCAGCCGTATCGTGCGAACTGCCTTTGAACTGGCACGCCAGCGTAACGGCAAAAAACGGGTTACTTCGGTTGACAAGGCAAACGTACTGCATACCAGCCGTTTGTGGCGTGAAGTAGCCACCGAAGTTGGGCAAGAATACCCTGATATTGCACTAGAGCATTTGTTGGTGGACGCTACAGCGATGAACCTGATTCGCAAGCCTGCGGCTTTTGACGTGATTGTAACCGAAAACATGTTTGGCGACATCCTCACCGATGAAGCCTCGATGCTGGCAGGTTCGATGGGTTTATTGGCAAGCGCCAGCCTTGGAACGCGCCACAATGAATACGGTGGACAATACGGCATGTATGAGCCGATTCACGGCACCGCCCCCGACATAACCGGACAGGGTATTGCCAACCCGTTAGCCGCAATAGGTTGCGTGGCAATGTTACTGCGTTCAACTTTTGGTCTGGAAAAAGAAGCTTCTACGATTGAGGAGGCTATCGAGCAGGCTCTTAACGATGGCTTGCGCACTCCCGACCTTTATCAGCCCGGCACTACCAAACTAAATACTATCCAGATGGGTGATGCCGTCGCTGAACGAGTTCGCACCAAAGTCACACGCTAA
- the cimA gene encoding citramalate synthase: MLEDNRIVVYDTTLRDGSQGEGLSFSVEDKLNLAKKLDEMLGLAYIEAGWPGSNPKDEEFFARAAAGELQLKNAKLSAFGSTRRANVLPEEDTNLRLLIAAKTPVITIFGKTWDLHVIRALGTTLEENLNMISDSVAYLKKAGREVVYDAEHFFDGYKANPDYALETLRQAHAAGADWIVLCDTNGGLLTEEVPGIISRVKETIPNARLGIHVHNDGDLACANTLTAVRNGAEQVQGTINGYGERCGNVSLCSVLPNLELKMGYQCLPEGNLKNLTEISRYVAEVANLSHNNQLPFVGRSAFAHKGGVHVDAVMKDRRTYEHIVPESVGNSQRVLISELSGQSNVLHKAYQLGLQMHKGDAEVKEVIEQIKQLENRGFHFENAEASIELIMWRTQPGYIAPFELRDMLVLSERRASSNEGLLSEATVKLQVAGNMLHTVADGNGPVNALDAALRKALVVYYPQLDAVRLTDYKVRVVNEDGTASGIRVTITSSDGHEIWQTVGSSTNVIEASWFALADSLEYALVYHLFKQNQPEASALQTV; encoded by the coding sequence ATGTTGGAAGACAATCGAATAGTTGTATACGATACAACCCTGCGTGATGGCAGTCAGGGTGAAGGCTTGAGCTTTTCGGTGGAAGACAAACTAAATCTGGCAAAAAAGCTGGATGAAATGCTTGGTCTTGCTTATATCGAGGCAGGCTGGCCCGGCAGCAACCCTAAAGATGAGGAGTTCTTTGCGCGGGCGGCAGCAGGCGAATTGCAGCTAAAAAATGCAAAGCTCTCGGCTTTCGGTAGCACTCGCCGCGCCAATGTTTTGCCTGAAGAGGATACCAACCTACGTTTGCTGATTGCGGCAAAAACTCCGGTAATAACAATTTTCGGGAAAACTTGGGATTTGCATGTAATTCGCGCTTTGGGTACTACTCTCGAAGAAAATCTGAATATGATTTCGGATAGTGTCGCCTACTTGAAAAAAGCAGGACGCGAAGTGGTTTACGATGCAGAGCATTTCTTCGATGGTTACAAAGCAAATCCGGATTATGCGCTCGAAACGCTACGCCAAGCCCACGCCGCCGGTGCGGACTGGATTGTGTTGTGTGATACCAACGGTGGCTTGCTGACCGAAGAAGTGCCGGGAATCATCTCGCGGGTGAAAGAAACTATTCCTAACGCGCGTTTGGGCATTCACGTACATAACGATGGCGATTTGGCTTGTGCTAATACCCTTACTGCCGTTCGGAACGGAGCAGAGCAAGTACAAGGCACGATTAACGGTTACGGGGAACGCTGCGGTAACGTTAGCCTTTGTTCTGTATTACCCAACCTTGAATTAAAGATGGGTTATCAATGCTTGCCCGAAGGCAATCTTAAAAATCTAACCGAAATCTCCCGATATGTGGCAGAAGTGGCAAACCTTTCACACAATAATCAGCTACCCTTCGTTGGTCGCAGCGCCTTTGCTCATAAGGGTGGCGTGCATGTGGATGCGGTTATGAAGGATCGCCGCACCTATGAGCATATCGTGCCTGAAAGTGTTGGGAATAGCCAGCGCGTTTTGATTTCGGAATTGAGTGGGCAAAGCAATGTTTTGCATAAAGCCTATCAGCTTGGCTTGCAGATGCACAAGGGTGATGCCGAAGTAAAAGAAGTAATCGAACAGATAAAGCAACTTGAAAATCGTGGATTCCACTTTGAAAATGCCGAAGCGAGCATTGAATTGATAATGTGGCGCACACAACCGGGTTACATCGCTCCCTTTGAGTTGCGCGACATGTTGGTGCTATCAGAGCGGCGCGCCAGTAGCAATGAAGGCTTGCTGAGCGAGGCAACCGTCAAGTTGCAAGTTGCCGGAAATATGTTGCATACCGTTGCAGATGGGAATGGGCCGGTCAATGCCTTGGACGCAGCGTTACGCAAGGCGCTTGTAGTATATTACCCTCAACTTGATGCGGTACGACTGACCGATTATAAGGTGCGGGTGGTAAATGAAGATGGCACTGCCAGCGGTATTCGGGTTACTATTACCAGTAGCGATGGGCATGAAATTTGGCAGACCGTGGGCAGTAGCACCAATGTGATAGAAGCCAGTTGGTTTGCGCTAGCAGATAGCCTTGAATATGCGTTGGTATACCATTTGTTCAAGCAAAATCAACCAGAAGCATCGGCGCTACAGACAGTTTAA